Below is a genomic region from Microbulbifer sp. ALW1.
GACATGGGGTGAGCTACTCCGCAGCCCGGTCATGTTCCTGGCTTTTGGGTTTGGCTCCGGCCTTGCCAAAAAAGCCCCGGGCACCTTTGGCACTCTCGCCGCCGTGCCCGTCTGGTATGGCCTGCAATTTCTGTCGCCGGTGGCCTACCTGGGTGTGATCCTCGTGACGTTTGTTCTGGGCTGTTACCTCTGCGGTGCGGCCTCAAAAACGCTCGGCGTGCACGACCACGGCGGCATCGTATGGGATGAATTCGTCGGCTACTGGCTCACCATGTTTATGGCGCCCGCGGGCTGGCTG
It encodes:
- a CDS encoding phosphatidylglycerophosphatase A, with product MTPTQAQIPTPTWGELLRSPVMFLAFGFGSGLAKKAPGTFGTLAAVPVWYGLQFLSPVAYLGVILVTFVLGCYLCGAASKTLGVHDHGGIVWDEFVGYWLTMFMAPAGWLWALYGFVLFRIFDIAKPQPIGWADRRVHGGLGIMLDDILAGIYAALVLQGTAYLMHTL